aaacggcgttaaaaacgcgatttttaccgcgttttgcattagcggttttgcgcgtttttccgcgtttttccgcgttagcgctaagtagcgtttttcaatgaaaaacacatctctcagctatatacactcccaaatttcccacaatgccacagaaaccaaagaaaacatgttaatgagcatgtgtcggtgccattttggtaggagagagagagaggagagagtgtttcagagtgtttcagagttttcagtatatttcagtatttttcagtatttttctgagaaatatggatcctgtcatgcaaaagatcgatgaggcaatccttctgattgtgttgcggaggcagaggagaatgagacaggaggaggagagaagcagcagacgtcgattttgggtgcatccaatggtatccaatcggttttctacggggtactttggcaatatttattcccaactgcgctcatatccaacaaagttcttcaactttacaaggatgtcagtgccgctctttgatgacctgttggagaggctcaggccaaggctcacaaggatggccactgtgatgcgtagctctgtgtcaccggaggaacggatgctagtgacactcaggtaagtgaatacacatatgggaggaggggctagggttacggttaggggttagggtttcgggttaggggttagggttaggggttaggagttaggggttagggttaggggttagggttaggggttaggggttaggattaggggttagggttagggattaggggttagggttaggggttaggattaggggttagggttaggggttagggttagggttaggagttaggggttagggttaggggttaggattaggggttaggagttagggttaggggttagggttaggggttaggggttaggattaggggttagggttaggggttagggttaggggttagggttaggggttaggattaggggttaggattaggggttagggttagggttaggggttagggttaggattagcggttaggggttagggttagggttaagattaggggttagggttaggcttaggagttaggagttagggttaggggttaggggttaggagttagggttaggggttaggggttagggttaggggttaggggttaggagttacggttaggagttagggttaggggttagggttaggagttagggttaggggttaggggttaggattaggggttagggttaggagttagggttaggggttaggattaggattaggagttaggggttagggttaggagttagggttaggggttagggttaggagttagggttaggattaggagttaggagttaggggttagggttaggagttagggttaggggttaggggttagggttagggttaggggttaggattaggggttagggttaggggttagggttagggttaggggttaggcttaggagttaggagttagggttaggggttagggttaggagatagggttaggtttaagggtagggttaggacttatgtttatgctttactctttcaataactaaatttattatgttatcttaggttccttgccacgggacaaagttatgcctccttgcatcactacttcctccttggcctctcaacggtctcaaaaataataaaggaaacatgtgtggcaatatgggaggaattgcataacgttgtaatgccagagccaaccgaagacatctgggaatcagttgtggacactttttgggaaaaaactcagttcccaaattgtataggagcccttgatgggaaacacatcagggtgaagaagcctccccactctggatcttcatattttaattacaaaaaatatttttcggtggtcctcctggcattgtccgatgcacacctcaaatttctgtttgtagatgtgggagcatatggaagccaaggtgatgcccgcatattccgcgagtcggccttcggacgtcgtctacatgagggacgactcaatattcctgaaagcaggcctctaccctgcactgaagaacccagcttgccattagtcatggtggcagatgaggcctttggactggctgaaaatctaatgaggccatacagtggcactggtctcagccgacaacaaaaaattttcaattatcggctcagccgtgcacgccgtgttgttgaatgtgcattcggggtgtgcacggccaaatggcgagttttgctgacatgtatgcaattggatgttgacaacgccattcaagtcgccctggcatgctgcgttctgcacaattttctgcgggacagtgacagaaataatgttgaacaggagcccattagacaacttcagagggttcaatttatggacttgcgttcaactgcacgtgtcatgagcattcgaaaccaatttgcagaattttttgaaacacctgatggagaggtatcatggcagaatgattatgtctaaaaaatatttgcaatacatctacctttgctgtcttgtgttttttgaaataaagcatttcaaaatttaagtttgttattttttggtccatttgtcaacgattgttctacaagtcaatttgactctgccttcggggtaagcctaggctaagcccaaaaaagagcaagcttacgcttgtccgaaggcagagtacgatagagtcctttgcactctgccttcagggcaagcagagtgcaaaggagtgctgttgtgcatcatataaaagacttttcaaaaaaaataaaaaattaaataaaggattgggatcacaactggtatttcaagaaaaaaaagattttattttgtgattacaaatggtgataggtggtggtggatggttgattgcattggggatgtggggattggggacggggtaacggttgggcctggcgatcactcccaaaatcttgctggtagcggggtagagggtatgagggctgaaaatgggaggtggaaggtggacAATCAGCATACGCTTGCAGGCTATGgtatgaggtctgggacggcataggtggtggttggcgtggaggagggggctgatagtgagagtggggtgctagcactgctgaggtcccaggggccattgggggatcatgagaaacattatatggatcgcatggaggtggcccgccactcaattttgcatgtctgtattgcattgcaataccgtacatgcgatccatacaaagtttctcttggtctcccccaatgtcctccaggatgtggtaaaggctgcggcagaagtAGGCGCGTGGGTTATTGgggtctaaaaaggcatccatactgcgcctctcctgccgcacttcctgcagcagtgctagcaccctgtcatcagcctcgggattatagccgcccctcgcctgacgtccacggccacgaacaccgccacgaccgcgctgctctccactttgtaaactggcaggagacggtgtttccacagccctcgattcctgcaaaagaacaaaaatgtttacattgacatgtacatggacagacagacaatgagatagaaaggcagaccgaagcagttacctcatctgtgccctcAACAACTCCCTCGCTGATCGGTCGTGGAGATCCAGAGGTGGTCATTGGACTGTTTGGTCTCTGAAGCTCTGTATCTTCCTCATCCACCTCTCCAAGTCTAAAATTTGAAGTTGTCCTGcaaacaatacaaattgtataaacgaTTACTGCgattacccctaaccctaactcctaaccctaacccctaactcctaaccctaacccctaaccctaacccctaagcctaaccctaactcctaaccctaacccctaaccctaacccctaagcctaaccctaacccctaaccctaactcctaaccctaactcctaaccctaaccctaactcctaaccctaacccctaaccctaactcctaaccctaacccctaaccctaacccctaagcctaaccctaactcctaaccctaacccctaaccctaacccctaagcctaaccctaaccctaacccctaaccctaactcctaacccctaaccctaactcctaaccctaacccctaaccctaacccctaaccctaactcctaaccctaacccctaacccctaaccctaactcctaaccctaacccctaaccccctaaccctaacccctaaccctaacccctaagcctaaccctaacccctaaccctaactcctaaccctaactcctaaccctaacccctaaccctaactcctaaccctaacccctaaccccctaaccctaactcctaaccctaacccctaagcctaaccctaacccctaaccctaactcctaaccctaactcctaaccctaacccctaaccctaactcctaaccctaacccctaaccctaactcctaaccctaactcctaaccctaacccccaaccctaactcctaaccctaaccctaactcctaaccctaacccctaaccctaacccctaaccctaactcctaaccctaacccctaaccctaacccctaagcctaacccctaaccctaactcctaacccctaaccctaactcctaaccctaacccctaaccctaactcctaaccctaactcctaaccctaacccctaaccctaacccctaaccctaactcctaaccctaacccctaaccctaacccctaaccccctaaccctaactcctaaccctaacccctaaccctaacccctaagcctaaccctaactcctaaccctaacccctaacccctaagcctaaccctaactcctaacccctaagcctaacccctaagcctaaccctaacccctaaccctaactcctaacccctaaccctaactcctaaccctaaccccctaaccctaactcctaacccctaaccctaaccctaaccccctaaccctaactcctaaccctaacccctaaccctaactcctaaccctaacccctaaccccctaaccccaaccctaacccctaactcctaaccctaacccctaaccctaacttacggtctggtatggctctgcatattttgcctgAGGAATTGGAGATTGGTGTGGTAAACGTGCTTTTTTTTGGTTGGCGCTGGTGCTCCGCTACGTGCCGCCTTgtcttcgtccgtgaggtccctcctgacacggtcacgtagggacttccagcgcCGCTGCATAATTTtacctaaaataacatggaaaacaaagggttaaatatgcaatcttcatttacattacacacaaacagatcatgcattcaaggaaaatagacttacttatctcctttctttcagaatttctgatttgttcccagccaggggtaatcgcAGCACATACAGTGGGTGCcgccgatattgtgtcaatctcgcctctgttagcggcgagattgacacctgcgagccccgtcgcaggagccagcgctgaGCTCTGTCGCTCATTCATTGTTTTATTTCCTCTGGATTCCTGCCTAAATCACTTTCACCGCTAGGTGTCGTACGTGCCTTGTTTTCTGTTTGGCTTTTATGCCCCCTTTGTCTCATGACGATGCATCTCGTGGGTCATCACACTACTACTGTGTCAAATGAAGGACGTGTGAAGGTGGACCAGCGGCTGCGTGCCAGCCTTTAATGCCCAGTGTCCAGAGTTCGATTccccagttaatttttttttattgtcttttttttaatagagtatattcgagtacagtactgt
This window of the Aquarana catesbeiana isolate 2022-GZ linkage group LG01, ASM4218655v1, whole genome shotgun sequence genome carries:
- the LOC141142168 gene encoding uncharacterized protein; this encodes MNERQSSALAPATGLAGVNLAANRGEIDTISAAPTVCAAITPGWEQIRNSERKEISKIMQRRWKSLRDRVRRDLTDEDKAARSGAPAPTKKKHVYHTNLQFLRQNMQSHTRPTTSNFRLGEVDEEDTELQRPNSPMTTSGSPRPISEGVVEGTDEESRAVETPSPASLQSGEQRGRGGVRGRGRQARGGYNPEADDRVLALLQEVRQERRSMDAFLDPNNPRAYFCRSLYHILEDIGGDQEKLCMDRMYGIAMQYRHAKLSGGPPPCDPYNVSHDPPMAPGTSAVLAPHSHYQPPPPRQPPPMPSQTSYHSLQAYADCPPSTSHFQPSYPLPRYQQDFGSDRQAQPLPRPQSPHPQCNQPSTTTYHHL